aaattatgcCCTCCACTATGCTAATATcccaatttttgtttagaaaaattgcTCAACTTGTAATATACATATTGTACAAATGTtcattcaatcctaaatttttgtgcaaaattttaatttagtccCATCACTGACATGCGGTCCAATTGTTGGTGTTAATCCTATGTAACACATTGCCATGTTCACGATTTTTGGCGCAAATTGATCAACAAGAATTGGTTAGAATTTCATGCAAAGGTTTataatcaaattaataaaaatgaaaagttcaagatCGAATTAACATTCATATAGAATATGATTTGGGACGATTTCCCCCATTTTAACCTTAAACTTATACCAATGTGACAAAAATCAAGGATTTTTTTTCACGCTatgcaaatttgagattttttgtgacataaaaatttGGGTATTGATGTTATAATGTCTATAATTTAGGATTGCTTTCCGGTACTTTTTGAAATATAAGGGAAGCATAAAAGCCATTTGAATTGGAGCTACAACAGGCGAAAGTGAAGACAACGTATGAGCAGGCGAGAGGAGTGTAGGGACGGACCGATAATCATTAGAATTAGACCGTGGTCGGGGTACCACTGACGACGCTCTCTCctatttcactttttcttttatttttcgaaaaataaataattgatttttttatatatatatatatatatatatatagcgatCTTATCCTATCCACACCGAACTCCTGAACTCCATGGTCCTTTTCAAAGGCACGTGTGGCACGTTGCCTTCGGTTACTTCAGCTGGTattatttaatctaatttaatatattatttttctggGCCCTCACattgtaatttaatttaatatattagtTCGTCAATAAAAAGTTTCCATTTCAAAGTGCACCGAAATTGACAACGGGTTTGGGTAGATGCTTAAACTCGTAAAATTTTTCCATTAGTTGGCATTagtttagtttttagtttttggattaccatgaagaatttttttttttttggtaaagattacCACGAAGAATTCTAAACTGGTGTGCaacaaaatttattcaaaattaattttttattgtaaaaaaatttaaatcaatatatatttgtaataacTATCATTCATTTCTATTTCGTCAAAAAGTTATTGACAAAAAAACCTTTCAAAATGTAAATCGATAAGAAAATCGATAAAGGATGCGCTAAGAAAATTAGAGTTATGAAGACTTGAGGTAGTCGCAGCCCACTAAGTAAACAAAGTATTGAAATGTAAAGATAACATgaagataaaattaaataatttatattcattacTTGATTGACGGTGCCTTTACTCTAACTAGAATTCTAATACGTATAGTTATTTCCGGCAATTATAAAAGAAAGCAATATGGCTCCTAAAATTCAGCAGCATGTATTTATATACGGTTACTAGACAAGCCCGCTACTCGATAATCAATAGCAGTTCTGCACTTTTCACGGCTAGCAATGGCCAATACTTTTGTAACTTGGGGCTCGACTTCCTAATGTTTAAAACGGCCCATTTTTCCCGGCTTTTATGGTCGTAAGCTTCCGAGATCTTCGGCTCCACTACATCATGATCATGTCAGTTCCATTTCTCGTAGCCAAACAGGCCTGCCCAAGCGAACTGTGTCTGAAACTATTGGTCCCATTAATTGGACAATCACCTGGTTCCTAGCTCGTAGTGATTTGTCTCGGTCGTGGCCTTCTTGTTGATAAAACCAAGCTTTATTCATCGACACTCATATTTAAGGACttaataatttccttttgtttttacCGTTTGCAAATCTTTTTAGTCGTTGATTGTCTATATTTGCCGACTAAAAGCTCCCaacaaaattttacttttatcatgTCTTGCTCGCCCTCTCCAAGTCCCAGTCGTCATTCGGGAATTTAGGCACTTTTTTGTGTCAACAGCTTCCCTCTAATATTGTGGCGACCCTAAGGGCGTGGCCGGGATGACAGGGGAGGCTACGCTAACCGGCAACCCAAGAAGCTAAACACATCTCATGTCTCACATCGCTCAGGGGAGGAGTCCTAaactagtttataaggcttgagTTCTCTActctgtgtaacgcgttttaaaacTGCGAGGGTTGAAAGCCATCGGATGATTAGCTtgcaatataaagaaaatgaacttaGATTGGCAAACCTACTAATTTTACCTAAAAAATTCctcacattttaaaaatatgctaaattccctaattttatcataaaaattcagTAGATTTGTCACATTAGCGTACCAACTCAAGATTTTTCGTAATACGAAAATTAGGTCGTAGTAAATATGACATTGATATATCgatttagaatttattaaaatgacaatccttaattttttttccccgtAACTTTTTTTGCAGGCCTATAAATTGGAATTGTCTAGTGGACACAATGACGCAGAGAATTAAATACATGAGGGATATGGTAGGGCTAGAGCACACATAATCTCTCCATAGTCACATGTGGATTATTAAATACTTAAAGTTGTACAGCTAGATGTCTAGTCCCAAGTATTTACCGCAGGGGACCAACTATTTATTAGACTCGGTCCAATCCGTACATATATAGGAATATATTCACActacataataataataataatcataatgTGACATGATATCTTGAACTAAATTCCACTTATCAGACTCGATCCAATCCGCATCTTTAATCTATCTTATACAAAAGACCATTCTAAATTATTGTAGGAGTTACTTCATGTAACCTAATTTGAATTCGAAGTGGCTATCTCAATTAGGAGTAATAAATCATTCAAGCAATGCCTCATTTTAGTTTAGTAATAGATTTTGAATATAATTTAGAGTGCATTTAGTAacgtttttatttctttatttctttattctcgagaatagaaatccgtttgtgtcggtttttattctcaagagtagatttggagcaaatacaaaaagaaaataaataaataaaagtctctttgttcctaagaacaaatcaaaaaacaagcattttctcttttcttttctttctttttctcttcttcctcttctactCCTAGCCTATTGCCGGCCTTGGCGATGGCCGGCGATAAGCCAGACAAGACCCGGCGACCTCACGGGAGCCTCGTTTTGCCCCTGACGAGGTCCccttgagcctcgcctagccaccacGAGGTTGACGTCGCCCAGCCGAGCGATGCCAACCTcgcggtggctaggcgaggatCGAGAGCATCTCGCCGACGACTagctagaggaaaaagaaaaaggacaaaaagttaaaagaaaaaaaagaaaaatgtttaaaattattaataaattaaaagaaattctaagttgcaaaaaaatttggggtTGTACCAAATATGTTTAtgttccgagaataaaatttttgtgcaattacaaaatatcttcaaatgtttagaaattcgttcaggaaataaaaatagaaaaaattatttctgaataaaaattattcttgagaataaaatatTATCGTACGCACCATTATTGTTCGTTGAGACGTGACCTTTGAGATTCTAGATCGTTTGCTCTGAGAGTATATCTTATTTGGTCATCTTGTCACGACATTGAAACGTCTCCACATGTCGATTGCATCCAGGTACGTTGATCCTTTGTCTGGCCAGGTGCTTGCTGTACTATCGCGATTCACCAAAGAAACATCTAAGCCTTTTGTTGCTGTGATTACAGAGAGACCTGAAAGAGGCTAAAGTCGTGGTGAGGCGGGAGTATGGGATTTTGATGGCTATGTCTCTGATGGAGTTGGTGCTGCTGCTAACGAGCACTGTGCACTGTTGCTGGGTGAGAAGTTGGGAAGGGGTGATGTGGCGGAGAAGAAGCGGAGCATGATGATAATGGAAGTGCAAGAGGCATCGATGGCCAACGCGGCTAAGATGGCGGAGGTCAAAGCCAAAGATTTGGATGAGAGGATGCGGCGAAAGTGTGGGCAGTGGGTGAAGACTGATTTTGAAGGCTCAGCTTCCATTGAACTAAAATAGTTGCTTGCTCGGCTTGCCATATGAGAATTTCCTTGAGGTGGGCCACTACTTGGGCGGCCATCTTCTGCAGGATAGAGAATTTCTATGGATGAACCCTATCAATTTAAATATTGATGGCCATGTTGCCAGTTCTTTGAAGAATTGGGTTCACCTTAGTAGTTAATACCACAAGCAATGAAGTAATTGCTCACTGTTTGGggtaaaaaaaccaaataaccCATAGCGATAAGGTGTGCGCTTGATAACATACATTAAACTTATACATAAATATGGCTAATGTCATACCTTAATAGTCTTAAAACATGAGTAAACACCATAATATATGCATTTCACACACAATAACAAGTGCAAACAAAGATCACATCATGGATGTCCTTGTTCCATAATAATAGCAGAAATCATTTCCAAATCTTCACGGGACGATAGAGGCGAGGGCAATAGCTGGATTCAACCATTTCAACATACAAGGGAAGCTGTAGGATTGCGAACAATACGATAGGGCCGGCAGCCAACAAAGTAATGGGGATGTAAATCCACTTCCATCGTTCACTTAGGATGATCATAAGAGCAGAGCCAAAAGCCACGAGCATGAAggccaaagagagaaagagaaaggtgaggcctaatatcatttttcttggtAGTGAGCGGAGGAAATCTTTTGGGGCATAGCGCGTAGTTAGGATAGCCAAGAACATCAAGGTGGCAGTGATAGAGGAGAAGAGAGCTAGAGCGTCCGCAATCACGAATACCATGAATGAGGTCTTCTTCAAAAAGATCGGGAGCCCTGTATTGTCGTCGTTGCCTCCAGGAACAGTAAAAGCTGCAGCAAAAGCTACTGCAGTGATGAGAATCGCTACAAAGCTACAAGATGATGATGTATCCTTCATCCATTGTCCTGCCTCTTGGAGCAAACCTTTGCGCTGTTCTACAAAGACTTCCCAATATGTTTTCCCTCTCCTTTCGtttgttttctcaaatttcagaCTTTCAGAAGAAGGATCGTTCTCATCTTCCTTCACCTTCATTTATCAACACAAATGTAAATTAAAGAGCACAAAAGGGTGGCAAAACAAATAAGGTGAACCGACCTTGAATTTTAGACTTTCAATTTTAGGAGAGCTCCTATTTTCCAGTACCTTCAGAAAATTAAGAACGTCTATTAACATGAATGTGAATAAATTAAAGAGTGGCAAACAAATATAGTGAACCGACCTCAAACCATTGAAGTTCCCTTTGCATAAGAAAAGCTGACCCAGAAAAATCTGCCGGTGCATATCCTGTTGACCATCCTACTACTGCCTCCATCAGGTCGCGGTTCCTGTGAATGTCGTACCTCAAGTTTGGAATTGTGTCGTGTGCATTCAGTAGTCTAAACAACTCAACATGCCGTCCCCTCACTACTTCTTCAATCAGTTTATTTGTGAATCCTATATCCCACATCAATTCCGGATATTGCTTAAGACATAACTTGACAATTTCAGATATTCCATTAGATGCAGCTTCAAGGACAATGTCTGAAGTCAATTGGAGCATTTCAGGAGTTTTCGTAGgatcctttttctctttgaaaaCTAGAATTGCTAACTCAAGCCAGCATTCGTGCCGTAACTTCAATTCTCCAATCCTTTTGATAAAAGGTGTTACACGTAACACTAGATGAGCAATTTTGCCTGcgatgaaaattcaaaaggttatAGAGGCTTTCGCATTTAGGTCGTGATCTTATGTGTGCGCACGTGCATGTGTTTAGTAGTTGAGAAGAGAATGATGAATTTAACGCATTAATTGGAGAAGCAAACTTCATATGGcttgaaaatcaaaatgcatgtatCAAAGAACAAATGGATTTATGGATGAACACACACGATGtcatggaaaaaaaagagttcGGAAAAATGGATAGATTCAGCCATTTATCGATTGATCAATTTTCGACCTAACTATTTTTACAGATTCTCCTATTGAATACATGTCGATTGGACtttaaattgaatgaaattcaaTCATATGTAATATATGAGTCGACAATCAATCCATATTAAAAACTATGATCCTAAAGGGATACATCGAGCACATCAATTTACAATATAAAATAGAGATCTCTAACCATGGATAAATAAGGTCATTTTTCTGTAGATACCAccacatttgtttttttttttggttctgaAGATACTATGCCAATTCGTATACATGGTTTTGTGTAGAGATTCCAGATTAATATCTTGAACCAAGGAATTGCTGGTTCTACCACCATTAAGAGGAGAGAAGCATCACGTCGGcaaattaggaattgatgatGGACAAAAAGATACATATCACATTGTGAAATGAAAATTGCAcatgtaattaaatttaataatgcTCAATGTTAGAAAACAACTTGGATCAATCAGCCTCCCTGACTTGACATTCAAATTTACAATTCTCAATATTTCTACTTGGCAATCCAACATTAAGTAAGACTTCTCAAACTAATTATACAAATGTTAAGTGCGGCCCTATTTCCATCTCCATTTTGGCTAAGAGACTCCTTTTTTCCAGTTAACTTACCGAAATACCCTCATTTCTCTCTTCAAagtattgttattgttattgttattgttattgttgttgttcttgttattgttgttgttcttgttgttgttgttgttattgttgttgttattgttattgttattgttgttgttcttgttgttgttgttgttattgttgttgttgttattgttattgttgttgttcttgttattgttgttgttgttgttgttattgttgttgttgttgttgttattgttgttgttgttgttgttattgttattgttgttgttattgttgttgttgttgttgttgttattgttattgttgttgttattgttgttgttgttgttgttgttgttgttgttgttgttgttgttgttgttattattgttattattgttgttgttgttgttgttgttcttattgttattattgttgttattattgttgttattattgttgttattattgttgttattattgttgttattattgttgttattattgttgttattattgttgttattattattattattattattattattattattattattattattattattattattattattattattattattattattattattattattattattattattattattattattattattattattattattattattattatcattattatcattattatcattatcatcattattattattattattattattatcattattatcatcatcatcattattattatcatcattattatcatcattattatcatcattatcatcatcatcattattattatcattattatcatcattattattatcatcatgattattatcatcatcattattatcatcatcattattatcatcattattatcatcattattattatcattattattatcatcattattattatcattattattattatcattattattatcattattattatcattattattattattattattgtatcattattattattattatcattattatcattattatcattattatcattattatcattattatcattattattatcattgtcattattattattattattattattattattattattattatcattattattattattattattattattattattattattattattattat
This genomic stretch from Eucalyptus grandis isolate ANBG69807.140 chromosome 3, ASM1654582v1, whole genome shotgun sequence harbors:
- the LOC104440184 gene encoding ankyrin repeat-containing protein ITN1 → MLQLTSDIVLEAASNGISEIVKLCLKQYPELMWDIGFTNKLIEEVVRGRHVELFRLLNAHDTIPNLRYDIHRNRDLMEAVVGWSTGYAPADFSGSAFLMQRELQWFEVLENRSSPKIESLKFKVKEDENDPSSESLKFEKTNERRGKTYWEVFVEQRKGLLQEAGQWMKDTSSSCSFVAILITAVAFAAAFTVPGGNDDNTGLPIFLKKTSFMVFVIADALALFSSITATLMFLAILTTRYAPKDFLRSLPRKMILGLTFLFLSLAFMLVAFGSALMIILSERWKWIYIPITLLAAGPIVLFAILQLPLYVEMVESSYCPRLYRPVKIWK